In Candidatus Omnitrophota bacterium, a genomic segment contains:
- a CDS encoding acetoacetate decarboxylase family protein — protein sequence MLKGYTLPRTPKGTSSLVPNPPWHYVGNCLAVEYEAKPEAVESFLPAGLRFSSPQCAVYFVEWQYASEGGEEFLDPIRSQYHETIFLISAEYEGAACAFCPFIWVDQDVSMVRGYAQGWPKQIGSIWMTRSYDLPSPANSIVGPGGKFGATLTVKDRRLAEAVITLREQTESLPTPTFAKTVNTRHFPELVAGKRDQPAVYELVQLKSRDVRLSPIWKGEAFLNVFDHPYLEVFELRPVNVIAGYRFSCALTVDDLVWLCDLRNR from the coding sequence ATGCTAAAAGGTTATACGTTACCTCGCACTCCAAAAGGAACCTCCAGTCTCGTCCCCAATCCGCCCTGGCATTATGTGGGCAATTGCCTCGCCGTCGAGTATGAAGCCAAGCCGGAGGCCGTCGAATCGTTTCTGCCAGCTGGGCTGCGCTTTTCTTCTCCCCAATGCGCCGTCTACTTCGTTGAATGGCAATACGCCAGCGAAGGGGGAGAGGAATTTCTCGATCCCATCCGCAGCCAATATCATGAGACGATATTTCTGATATCCGCCGAATACGAAGGCGCCGCCTGCGCTTTTTGTCCCTTTATCTGGGTCGATCAGGACGTATCGATGGTGCGGGGTTACGCGCAAGGCTGGCCGAAGCAGATCGGTTCGATCTGGATGACGCGCTCCTACGATTTACCCTCTCCGGCCAATTCCATCGTTGGGCCGGGCGGAAAATTCGGCGCCACGCTGACCGTAAAAGACCGCCGCCTGGCGGAAGCAGTGATTACGCTGCGCGAGCAAACCGAAAGCCTTCCCACGCCCACCTTCGCCAAAACCGTCAACACGCGCCATTTTCCCGAACTCGTCGCCGGGAAGCGCGATCAACCCGCCGTCTACGAACTGGTGCAACTTAAATCGCGTGATGTCCGCCTCTCTCCAATTTGGAAGGGCGAGGCCTTCTTGAACGTTTTCGATCATCCCTATTTGGAAGTCTTCGAACTGCGGCCAGTCAATGTTATCGCCGGTTATAGGTTCTCTTGCGCTTT